TGACGTGCCTAACCCTCTCCCTGGTTCTCGGCGCTCCCGTTCCACCCGCTGGCACTCCCGCCACGATGGGGCCGCTCCCGCGCCTGCTCGAAGTAAAGCCGGATGCCGACGGCAAGATCACCGTCCCCGTAACCCGCGCCGAAAAGCAACAGCAACAGGGTGGGGTGATTGTGATCGGGATCAACGGGAACCCGAACGGGGGGCAGGCCCAGCTCGAAATTCAACAGGACGTAGCCAAGCCGGTCCCACTGACCGAGGTGAAAGAACTGAAGGTGTACACCGCTGACGGGAAAGAAGTGACCGTGGCCGACGCGACCAAGCGGCTCGCAAAGGGCGGTACCGTGGTCGTGTCGGCGGACGGCAAGAAGGTCGATCCGCGCCACCTGAAGCTGTTCCGGGACGACGTGCTGGTTCTCGTTTCTCCGGAGTTGGTGGCTCACGGCCCCAACGCGATGCCGGGCGGTAACGTCGTGTTCCCCAACCTTCAATTCCAAGTAGTTCCGGCTCTCCCCGTCGCACCTGCGGTTCCCGCAGTACCACCTGCACCCGCGAAGTAAACGTCACGCGCACAACCAACGCAGGCCGGGAGCAAATGCTCCCGGCCTGCGTTATTTTCGACACCGCACATCGCACGACCTACCATTGAGCCGTTGAGCGCACTTCACGAACTCACATTCACGCCGCGTGGTGTGTGGTGGCATTCAGTTGCGCATTAATGTGGCAAATCTACTGAATAGAACGTTGGAGTAAGCGGCAGCACCAACAGAAGCGGAGAGGAGATCGAAAGAATACTGAAGGTAGGAAATTTGGGCGTTTTTAAACGATCAGTATTTACCACCGAACGAGTGTCGCGAAGCGTCTGCCCGCGGCAGCGTTTTGCATACAGACTCGTTCCGCTCTACTCAGCCCGATTTCGGGCGCGGAAAGTTGCTCAGGCTCGGCTTCGCGGACGGGGGCGGTGGTTTGGGTGCCGGGTGCTTAGAAACCGGTGCGGGCGCGGATTGAGGTGGGACCGGCTTCGGCGCGCCCTCACTGGGAGAAGTAATACCGTTCGCCGCCAGCCACGCACGGGCCAGTGCCAGCGTGAGACCGTGCGGACCGTCACCGACCGCCTCGACCGTTTTCCCCTCCGCAGACAACGTACCCGCCCACGTCGCGTCCGCTTTGCGCGTCAGCGAGAACTGAGCACTGGTAGGGAGGAGCTTGAACGCCTCGCCCTTCTTCGGCACTACCGCCGCGGCCTGGCGCTGCTCCTCATTGAGCTTCGCGACACACTCTTCGCAGCGGGTCTTCTGGAACTTCGCCAGCCGCTGCGCCCGGTACCGGTCTACCGCATAATGCTGGAACTCACGCAGGCACCCGCACGCGCGTGCGACCATCGGCCGCGCGACGACTTCACCCGTCGGCACACCCATCTGACAACCTCCGATCGCTGGGCATAGCGTAATCCCATCATACAGCATATCCGGGGTGCGTCAGCAAGTAGCTGTCGGCGGAAAAGCCGACTATCCGCGACCGCGTGGCGGACGAATCGCTCAGACCGGTTTGATTGCAACCGCGCGGCTGACGCCACGGAAAACGAGAACCGAGGAGACAACTCCGGGCACAAAAATTCCGGCTAAAAGCCAGGAATCGTGCCCGATGCCCGGGTGCTCACCCACTACCTTCCAAACGGCACTCCAGACGATCCAAAACCCGATGAGGCCCGCCCCGATCCCGGCGAGAAGGGCAATCGCGGCCCGTAAAAGAAAAGACATCGGCTCGGCACTCCGGTTCACACTTGTGAGAAAATGAACCCCACACGTGTGAAGCGTAGTACACGCGACTAGCGCAGCGGGTCGTGCTCGACGTGCGATCTATTCGTGCTCGCGGACTGATAGGGGCGCGAGCGCCTCACGCGCCTGGACGTGGCTCGCACAAACCTCTTCGGCCTTCGCGCGCGGTAACAACGTTGCGCGCTCGTCGGTGTATTTACGAAACCACGCCGATACGAGCAGTACGCTGTCCACCGCGACGTCCGACAGCACCGCAGGTACTGGGTGATCGGCGAACGTGGTTGCGAGCAGTGCCGACACCGATTCGGCCGATTCGGGCGTTGGAGGTGCGGTAACCGCCTGTACCTCACCGCGGTGAATCAGGTACCAGCGCAGGCGCCCGTCGGTACCGGTGAGCGGGTACACGAACGAATTCCGGTCGCGCGCCGTGCGTAACAGGCTGAGCCGGTCATCGAGCCACTGGAGCGCCTGGAGCTTGTCGCGAAGCGACATCGCCTTCTCGAACTCGAACGCGGCCGCGGCCTCTTCCATCTGCCCCTGGAGCGTGCGCAGAACCGACCGGTTGCGCCCGTCGAGAAACGCTTTCACCGCGCGGACACCGTCGGAGTAATCTTTTCGTGAGCACGCTCCCACACAGGGGCCGCAGCACGTGCCCAACTCGAACCGCAAACACTTCGCACCGCGATCGGGGTCGAACAGTTCCCCCTGCTCTGCGAACGACAGCGCCACCGTTTGCGGGCAGTCGCGTAACTTGAACCAATCGTTCAGCCGTCGTGCGGCATCGTCGGACCGACCCCATTTCACGAGGGGACCGTAAGTTCCGAGTTCTTTCCCGCTCGGCGCGGAAGTGACATAAACATAGGGAGCGGGCGTGCGCCCCACGCAGATATAATGATGGCGTTGAAAGCCCGGTACCCCCAGGACGTTGTAACGCGGGCGCAGGCGCTGAATGAGTTCGAGTTCACGGAGCAGCGCTGCGAACTCGTCGCCGCACTGCTCCCACACGAGCCGCTTCGTCTGCTCGATGATCTTCCCGGCCTTCGGGTCGCGACTGTTTTCGCGGAAGTAGCAGAGTAACCGAGCGCGCAGGTTCTTCGCTTTGCCGACGTAAATGAGTCGGTCGCGCTTGTCGAGCATGCCGTACACGCCGGGCGCTTTCGGGGCGTTCTTTTTCGCTCCGCGTTTCAACCGACTCAAGCGCTTGCCCCGGACCTCGAACACGGGAACGATTTCATCGATCGGGCGGAACCGGCTCGGTCCGAACCCGTCGAAGTCGTCCGCGAAGAGCCGCGGTTGTTTGCGCCCGTCCCTGGGAGTGCGACTCATATTGAACGTTCGCGCCTTGCTCGGGGTGGTGTACGCAGGTATTCTAACACTCGATCCGCCCGCGCGCGAACTCCAAAAAAGTCCCAAACCACCGGGAGAACAGTTTTGATGCGATCCTCCCAATTCACCGCCGGCGTCCTCGTAGCACTCCTCGCTCTCGCGTTCCCGGCACGCACGGCCG
This region of Gemmata massiliana genomic DNA includes:
- a CDS encoding GIY-YIG nuclease family protein, with product MSRTPRDGRKQPRLFADDFDGFGPSRFRPIDEIVPVFEVRGKRLSRLKRGAKKNAPKAPGVYGMLDKRDRLIYVGKAKNLRARLLCYFRENSRDPKAGKIIEQTKRLVWEQCGDEFAALLRELELIQRLRPRYNVLGVPGFQRHHYICVGRTPAPYVYVTSAPSGKELGTYGPLVKWGRSDDAARRLNDWFKLRDCPQTVALSFAEQGELFDPDRGAKCLRFELGTCCGPCVGACSRKDYSDGVRAVKAFLDGRNRSVLRTLQGQMEEAAAAFEFEKAMSLRDKLQALQWLDDRLSLLRTARDRNSFVYPLTGTDGRLRWYLIHRGEVQAVTAPPTPESAESVSALLATTFADHPVPAVLSDVAVDSVLLVSAWFRKYTDERATLLPRAKAEEVCASHVQAREALAPLSVREHE